One Thermosipho africanus Ob7 genomic region harbors:
- a CDS encoding FAD-dependent oxidoreductase, whose translation MKYDIIVIGGSAAGLVAALTSRKLYKDKKILVVKKLEKELVPCGIPYIFHTLGKIENDYMGIEDKFKANGIDLLIDEVVDGNVNEKKIVTKNGKEFEYDKLVIATGSTPFVIPIPGNDLENVYSIPKNYKYLEEVQEKVKRVQNIVIIGGGFIGVEVADEIKKSGKNVTLIEAKDYLLPASFDADFGEIAKQEIESDNVKVLLSTKVTKIEGNGKVEKVILENGEELPADVVIIATGYKPNTELAKKLGIKVTELGYIETDDYMRTSVKDVFAAGDCVQHKDYFTGKPSRLMLASAAVFDARIAASNLYKLRLLRTNKGSLNAYSTVIGGKTFASAGITESVAKEEGFDVVVGRAEVVDRHPGKFADASKITMKLIFSKECGLLLGAQIVGGKSVGEIINIISLAIQKDVNIKDLLTMQIGTHPLLTAAPTVYPLAVAAEDALSKM comes from the coding sequence TAAGAAAATTCTTGTTGTAAAAAAGCTTGAAAAAGAACTTGTTCCCTGTGGAATACCTTATATATTCCATACTCTCGGAAAAATAGAAAACGATTACATGGGTATAGAAGATAAATTCAAGGCAAATGGTATTGATTTACTAATTGATGAAGTGGTAGACGGAAACGTTAATGAAAAGAAAATAGTAACAAAAAATGGAAAAGAATTTGAATATGATAAATTAGTTATTGCTACAGGGTCAACACCATTTGTTATCCCAATCCCAGGAAATGATTTAGAAAACGTATACTCCATACCAAAAAATTACAAATACTTGGAAGAAGTTCAAGAAAAAGTTAAGAGAGTTCAAAATATAGTTATTATAGGTGGAGGATTTATCGGTGTCGAGGTTGCAGATGAAATTAAAAAATCTGGTAAAAATGTAACCTTAATAGAAGCAAAAGATTACCTATTGCCCGCCTCATTTGATGCAGATTTTGGTGAAATAGCAAAACAAGAAATTGAAAGTGACAATGTCAAAGTGCTATTAAGTACAAAAGTTACAAAAATTGAGGGAAATGGAAAAGTAGAAAAAGTCATTTTGGAAAATGGAGAAGAGCTACCAGCCGATGTAGTTATTATAGCAACTGGATATAAACCAAATACGGAGCTAGCAAAAAAACTCGGAATTAAAGTTACAGAATTAGGATACATAGAAACTGATGATTATATGAGAACATCAGTAAAAGATGTGTTTGCAGCAGGTGACTGTGTACAACACAAAGATTATTTCACTGGAAAACCTTCAAGATTAATGCTCGCATCCGCAGCCGTTTTTGATGCAAGAATTGCAGCATCAAATCTTTACAAATTAAGACTTCTAAGGACAAATAAAGGCTCACTAAATGCTTATTCAACCGTAATCGGTGGAAAAACATTTGCTTCTGCTGGCATAACGGAATCTGTTGCAAAAGAGGAAGGTTTTGACGTTGTAGTTGGTAGAGCAGAAGTTGTTGATAGACATCCAGGCAAATTTGCAGACGCTTCAAAAATTACAATGAAATTAATCTTCTCAAAGGAATGTGGATTGTTACTAGGTGCACAAATTGTTGGTGGAAAGAGTGTAGGAGAAATAATAAACATCATAAGTCTTGCAATTCAAAAAGATGTTAATATAAAAGACTTACTTACCATGCAAATTGGTACACATCCACTACTAACCGCTGCCCCAACTGTTTATCCTCTTGCAGTTGCAGCTGAAGATGCCTTATCAAAAATGTAA